A portion of the Zootoca vivipara chromosome 6, rZooViv1.1, whole genome shotgun sequence genome contains these proteins:
- the OPRD1 gene encoding delta-type opioid receptor: protein MKTATNIYIFNLALADALATSTLPFQSAKYLMETWPFGELLCKVVLSIDYYNMFTSIFTLTMMSVDRYIAVCHPVKALDFRTPAKAKLINVCIWVLSSVIGVPIMIMAVTRSQGGIVMCLLQFPEPQIYWDTVTKICVFIFAFLVPILVITICYGLMILRLKSVRLLSGSKEKDRNLRRITRMVLVVVAAFIICWTPIQIFVIVWTLVGIDKKNPYVMASLHFCIALGYTNSSLNPVLYAFLDENFKRCFREFCLPFRSHMEQSSFSRARNTTRERVSTCTPSEVLNKSA, encoded by the exons ATGAAAACAGCCACCAATATCTACATCTTCAACTTGGCCTTGGCAGATGCCTTGGCCACTAGCACACTGCCCTTCCAGAGTGCTAAGTACCTGATGGAGACCTGGCCTTTTGGGGAGCTGCTCTGCAAGGTTGTCCTCTCCATTGACTACTACAACATGTTTACGAGCATCTTCACCCTCACCATGATGAGCGTGGACCGGTACATAGCCGTCTGCCATCCAGTCAAGGCATTGGATTTCCGGACCCCAGCAAAAGCGAAGTTAATCAATGTTTGCATCTGGGTTCTTTCGTCTGTCATTGGGGTGCCCATCATGATCATGGCTGTTACTCGATCTCAAG GTGGCATCGTGATGtgtctcctgcagtttcctgAACCTCAGATCTACTGGGACACAGTCACCAAGATCTGTGTCTTCATCTTTGCCTTCTTGGTTCCCATCTTGGTCATCACCATCTGCTACGGGCTCATGATTCTCCGCCTGAAGAGTGTCCGCCTCCTCTCAGGCTCCAAGGAGAAGGACCGCAACCTGCGTCGTATCACACGCATGGTGCTGGTGGTGGTAGCTGCCTTCATCATCTGTTGGACACCCATTCAAATCTTTGTCATTGTTTGGACCCTCGTGGGCATCGACAAGAAGAACCCCTACGTGATGGCCAGCCTCCACTTTTGCATTGCCCTAGGTTACACCAACAGCAGCCTCAATCCTGTCCTCTACGCTTTCTTGGATGAGAACTTCAAGAGGTGCTTCCGAGAATTCTGCCTCCCCTTCCGGTCACATATGGAGCAGAGCAGCTTCAGCCGGGCCCGGAACACCACACGAGAGCGTGTCTCGACTTGCACTCCTTCTGAAGTCCTCAATAAGTCGGCATGA